DNA from Polaribacter sp. NJDZ03:
ATTTTTACTTGTTACAATACCATTTATTTCCATTTTTTGTGCAAAGGCACCTAATGAAAAAAACAATATTAATAATAGACTAATCTTTGTTTTCATATTAGTGTTATTAATTATTAAATATTCAGTTTATTCGGTAGACTAAATTATAAACTATTATTAAATAAATTAAAAAGAGCTTTACATTTTAAATACGTCACTAAATGCACCAAATGTTAAAAATCATTAACAAATCGCGGTTGACGTACTTTGTTGCCCTAAATAAAACGTTGTAGTTGAAGAGGAATTAAAGAAATGACGTATAGATGACGTAGTTATTAATTGTGTATTAGGTAAAAAAAGAAGTTTATTATTTGATATTTAACAAATAATCAGTGATAGAAATATCATTTTCTAAATTTAACTTCTTTTTTAACCTATATCTATGCGTTTCTACACCCCTATGAGAGATATTCATTAAAGGTGCAATTTCTTTTGAAGAAAGATTCATTTTGATGTAAGCACATATCTTTAAATCCTTTGGAGTAAGCTTTGGATGTTTGGTTTTTAAGATTTCGAAAAACTCATCATGAACTTGACTGAAATTATTTTCGAAAACGGCCCATTCATCTTTAAGTACAATAGAATTATCTAATTTTTTCAACAATTTTTTAAAGTTATACTGACTATTAAAGCCTTCTTTATGCCCCATCAGATCTTTTTTAATTTCCTCAAGGATTTCATTTTTCTTCACCAAAGCCATCGCATTATTGGCTAGCTGTTTACTTTTAAGCTTAATTTCTTTTTGCAAAGATTCATTTTTAAACTCTACAATTTGTTTTTCGTTTTCTAAGGTCTTTTCGCGTAGTAATTTTTCTTGCTCTTTCTGATACTTGATTTTTATAAGACGCTGTTCTTTTGCTATTTTTTTATTTTGCAAAACATATAATACTGCAATAATTAAAAGTGCAATAATTGTGTATAGCAAGAACCCAAAAGTATCTCTATACCAAGGAGGTAATACATCTATATTTAAATTTTGAACAGTTGATACATTTCCAGAATTTCCTTTTGCTCTAAAGGAAATTGTATATTCTCCGTCTTTAAGGTTAGGGAACTCTATTTTATCGTTTTCTGCTTTGTACCATAAATTACCGGTGTTAGATATTTTGTATTCAAAATAATGATTTACGGATTTTGAAGACGACAGCGCTACCGTAATATTTTCATTAAAATTAAAACGGACTTCATTGTTCTTAATCTCAGATAAATCAATAGGAATTCCATCTACAGATATAACTTCTATTTTTGGCTTTTGTAAACTATAATTAGAGGCTGTGGTATTATTAATCATCATAAAACCATTGTCTAAATTTAAAGCATAAGCCGAATCATTTACTTTAGATACATTTTCGTAACCTATAATGTATCTGTTTTTTAATTGATCATCACTTAAAACAAGGAGTTCGTCATCATTAGAAAAAGATTTAAAATTAATAAAGCCATGATTGTTTTTCAGCGAAAAAAGATTTGTGTCATCTTCAGATATAATATAACTATGCTTTCCTAACTTATTATTAAGTAGTTTATAAGGGATAATAGAATCTAAAATAGGTTCATATTTCTGCCAACCTTTACTTGTTTTAAAACTAATATTGTTCTTAATATTATAAACCCTTATATTATAATTAGAGCTAATACCTTTTTTTTCATAATTCTCTACACTACGTATGGTTTCATAATCTTCATCAAACTGAATCTTATAAACGCCTTTGGTTTCATGTGCAACCCAAGCTGTGTAAGAATTTTCAAATACTAAAAAACGAGAAGGTATTAGGGCTTTGTTAAACTGTTTTACAGTCCATTCTCCATTTTTCTTTTCAAATTTTACCAATCCAGAATAGGTACCTTGAATATAGGTATCATTTCTTTCAGGAACTTTCTTTATTGTCCAGCCTCCAGTAAAATTAGA
Protein-coding regions in this window:
- a CDS encoding helix-turn-helix transcriptional regulator, whose translation is MTKHLKILSILFFYISITAVNAQFSPSLKNYTLAEYKAGNQNWDITRSKNGKVYVANNSGLLEYNALVWKLYQLPNKTTVRSVLAVDDIIYTGSFEEFGFWERDHFGILKYQSLSDTILNKISPNEEIWSIVKYKDKIIFRSFLNIYIYDYKSITQLKSDSILISLSVIDDDLYVSTLNGGVFLLKDNKLAPFYSNDLLLDTKIIAINKYEDKLLLMTSLKGSFFLKKGKLVPTGFEINEAIKLHQLNDFSILKNGEMVFGTIKDGVFLTDHLGNLKFHISKENGLLNNTVLGQAQDDSDNLWLGLDNGIAHIELSSSNYFFNDVSGKLGAVYDIIEYKDVIYIGTNTGLFKLDANDQLEFIEGSQGQVWDLTIIGDELFCGHNEGTFLVDTNTFKKISNFTGGWTIKKVPERNDTYIQGTYSGLVKFEKKNGEWTVKQFNKALIPSRFLVFENSYTAWVAHETKGVYKIQFDEDYETIRSVENYEKKGISSNYNIRVYNIKNNISFKTSKGWQKYEPILDSIIPYKLLNNKLGKHSYIISEDDTNLFSLKNNHGFINFKSFSNDDELLVLSDDQLKNRYIIGYENVSKVNDSAYALNLDNGFMMINNTTASNYSLQKPKIEVISVDGIPIDLSEIKNNEVRFNFNENITVALSSSKSVNHYFEYKISNTGNLWYKAENDKIEFPNLKDGEYTISFRAKGNSGNVSTVQNLNIDVLPPWYRDTFGFLLYTIIALLIIAVLYVLQNKKIAKEQRLIKIKYQKEQEKLLREKTLENEKQIVEFKNESLQKEIKLKSKQLANNAMALVKKNEILEEIKKDLMGHKEGFNSQYNFKKLLKKLDNSIVLKDEWAVFENNFSQVHDEFFEILKTKHPKLTPKDLKICAYIKMNLSSKEIAPLMNISHRGVETHRYRLKKKLNLENDISITDYLLNIK